The following proteins are co-located in the Synchiropus splendidus isolate RoL2022-P1 chromosome 14, RoL_Sspl_1.0, whole genome shotgun sequence genome:
- the fjx1 gene encoding four-jointed box protein 1 has protein sequence MRAVFANFFALLLLCAFGSVVYIWSALEERLERHKRASFYPSLPVDLSVKTFRALLAVQAAQRLRNVSGVPAGSVDGNNAGDKRSPQPVKLGSPVEDGVFWSEWLEGLIPVGFSEDYARAWRGEARTQRIVQLEPGCGRISNQLATFADGTKACVRYGINADQVQGETLTYYLAALLGITNLPPLVLSQLDRYGEQWAAVRTRIDGLQWSDRAVVSLTAWVPNLTGVVTPASLRPDSGGLRPVREDFRNKSTAELVELVQWSDLILFDYLSANFDRLVSNLFSLQWDPRVMERDTSNLLRTPRGDLVFIDNEAGLVHGFRVLDMWEKYHHTVLSSVCVFRRRTVERLRGLRMRGDARMRLLESYRDSEPLSAHLGFLSDEHAALLQDRIERLYQHILHCKSRYRPS, from the coding sequence ATGAGAGCCGTTTTCGCGAACTTCTTCGCCCTGCTTCTCCTGTGCGCGTTCGGCAGCGTGGTCTACATATGGAGCGCGCTGGAGGAGCGTCTGGAGCGGCACAAGCGTGCGTCCTTCTACCCGAGCCTCCCCGTGGATCTGTCGGTGAAAACTTTCCGGGCTTTACTCGCGGTCCAGGCTGCTCAGAGGCTTCGCAACGTCAGTGGGGTCCCAGCGGGAAGCGTGGATGGGAATAATGCGGGGGACAAGAGGTCACCGCAGCCGGTCAAGTTGGGATCGCCCGTGGAGGATGGCGTGTTCTGGAGCGAGTGGCTGGAGGGGCTGATCCCCGTGGGCTTCAGCGAGGATTACGCCCGGGCTTGGCGTGGAGAAGCGAGGACGCAGCGGATAGTCCAGCTGGAGCCTGGGTGCGGCAGGATTTCCAACCAGCTCGCCACATTCGCGGACGGAACCAAAGCGTGTGTGCGCTACGGGATCAACGCGGACCAGGTGCAGGGGGAAACTCTGACCTACTACCTCGCTGCTCTGCTGGGAATCACCAACCTCCCGCCTCTGGTTTTGTCCCAGCTGGACCGCTACGGGGAGCAGTGGGCGGCGGTGAGGACGCGCATCGACGGGCTGCAGTGGAGCGACCGCGCGGTGGTTTCTCTGACCGCGTGGGTCCCGAACCTCACCGGGGTGGTGACCCCCGCGTCGCTCAGGCCGGACAGCGGCGGGCTGCGTCCGGTGCGGGAGGACTTCCGGAACAAGTCCACGGCGGAGCTGGTGGAACTGGTGCAGTGGAGCGACCTGATACTCTTTGACTACCTGAGCGCCAACTTCGACCGGCTCGTCAGCAATTTGTTCAGCCTGCAGTGGGACCCGCGCGTCATGGAGAGGGACACCAGCAACCTGCTCCGCACCCCGAGAGGTGACCTGGTGTTCATTGACAACGAGGCCGGGCTGGTGCACGGGTTTCGGGTGCTGGACATGTGGGAGAAGTACCACCACACGGTCCTGAGCTCGGTGTGCGTGTTCAGGAGGAGGACGGTGGAGCGGCTGCGGGGGCTGCGCATGCGCGGCGACGCCAGGATGAGACTGCTGGAGAGCTACCGAGACAGCGAGCCTTTGTCCGCGCATCTCGGCTTTCTCTCTGACGAGCACGCGGCTCTTCTGCAGGACAGGATAGAGCGATTATACCAACACATTCTACACTGCAAAAGCAGATACAGACCGTCGTGA